A genomic segment from Halorubrum depositum encodes:
- a CDS encoding trimeric intracellular cation channel family protein — protein sequence MTGGLAATLFGDPFAVMNTVGLVAFALVGSTKAIREEFDLFGVAVVGLAMAFAGGVTRDLLVNRVPLALQSPVEIALGLVGVGLAVGLSVVLADPDTHPVTLVADAIGLAAFATTGAIVATDAGVSAFGVVAVATINAVGGGAVADVLLDRAPFILFDDFYASCAVLGGTAYWAVGALGGPGAAGGLSGIAAGSCAAVTAGSRLVAVAYGWRLPTAGWVERLVERVTGER from the coding sequence GTGACGGGCGGGCTCGCGGCGACCCTGTTCGGCGACCCGTTCGCCGTCATGAACACGGTCGGACTGGTCGCGTTCGCCCTCGTGGGCTCGACGAAGGCGATCCGCGAGGAGTTCGACCTGTTCGGCGTCGCGGTCGTCGGGCTGGCGATGGCCTTCGCCGGCGGCGTGACCCGCGACCTCCTCGTGAATCGGGTCCCGCTCGCCCTCCAGTCCCCGGTGGAGATCGCGCTCGGACTGGTCGGCGTCGGGCTGGCCGTCGGTCTGAGCGTCGTGCTCGCCGACCCCGACACGCACCCGGTCACGCTCGTCGCGGACGCGATCGGCCTCGCCGCCTTCGCGACGACCGGCGCGATCGTCGCGACCGACGCGGGCGTCTCCGCGTTCGGCGTCGTCGCGGTCGCGACGATCAACGCGGTCGGCGGCGGCGCGGTCGCGGACGTCCTCCTCGACCGCGCGCCGTTCATCCTCTTCGACGACTTCTACGCGAGCTGCGCGGTGTTGGGCGGGACCGCGTACTGGGCCGTCGGCGCGCTCGGTGGGCCGGGCGCGGCGGGCGGGCTCAGCGGAATCGCCGCCGGCTCCTGCGCGGCGGTGACCGCCGGCTCTCGCTTGGTCGCGGTCGCGTACGGCTGGCGGCTTCCGACCGCCGGGTGGGTCGAGCGCCTCGTCGAGCGCGTCACCGGTGAGCGGTGA
- a CDS encoding DUF2797 domain-containing protein — MQVVGYESGEGLYVASGGAVEFVEADAGTELAYGLGERRCAGTVHDGEHVVCDAPEAPYCDAHGSVWVCARCTGTCLKDEMDCHEEHALYLAAFAPDVLKVGVTRLWRLETRLREQGADRAAHVRTFPDGRVARRIEAELADADDLVDRVRVPTKLDGFGREVDESAWEALLDRFDPIERFDFDYGLDLAERPVAETMAAGTVRGWKGRVLVLDRGGSTYAVDARELAGYELTDEVPDRELQSSLGAFGE; from the coding sequence GTGCAGGTCGTGGGTTACGAGTCGGGCGAGGGGCTCTACGTCGCCAGCGGCGGCGCGGTCGAGTTCGTCGAGGCGGACGCCGGCACGGAGCTCGCCTACGGGCTCGGCGAGCGGCGCTGCGCGGGAACCGTCCACGACGGCGAGCACGTCGTCTGCGACGCCCCCGAGGCCCCTTACTGCGACGCCCACGGGAGCGTCTGGGTGTGCGCGCGGTGCACGGGGACGTGCCTGAAAGACGAGATGGACTGCCACGAGGAGCACGCGCTGTACCTCGCCGCGTTCGCCCCCGACGTGCTGAAGGTCGGGGTGACGCGCCTGTGGCGGCTGGAGACCCGGCTCCGCGAGCAGGGCGCGGACCGAGCCGCCCACGTTCGGACCTTCCCGGACGGTCGCGTCGCTCGGCGGATCGAGGCCGAACTGGCCGACGCCGACGACCTCGTCGACCGGGTCCGCGTGCCGACGAAGCTCGACGGATTCGGCCGCGAGGTCGACGAATCGGCGTGGGAAGCGCTCCTCGACCGGTTCGACCCGATCGAGCGCTTCGATTTCGACTACGGGCTCGACCTCGCGGAGCGCCCCGTGGCGGAGACGATGGCGGCCGGCACGGTGCGCGGCTGGAAGGGCCGAGTGCTGGTGCTCGACCGCGGCGGTTCGACGTACGCGGTCGACGCCCGCGAGCTGGCCGGCTACGAGCTCACGGACGAGGTTCCCGATCGCGAACTGCAGTCGAGCTTGGGGGCGTTCGGGGAGTGA
- a CDS encoding glycerol dehydrogenase — MTQIFKSPAAYVQGRGVAGEIGTHAAELGEEAMLIADEIVLDILEDRVLASLEDAGLGATSVEFNGEASETEIERITDLAEDRGVDLVVGAGGGKALDTAKAVRTNLNESMVSMPTVASTDAPTSALSVIYSEHGEFQEYWFYEDHPDLVLVDTAVIAGAPTRFFRSGIADGLATWFEADAASQSDGDNVVGGKPTRAGHQLARLCYDTLRDHGLAAVDAVERGAVTESVEAVTEANTLLSGLGFESGGLAAAHSIHNGLTQLEATHGATHGEKVNIGTISQLVLEGRDDAFIEEYVEFSLDLGLPVTLSDIGLDDPSDGDLTVVAEAACVDEETIHNQPFAVSPPMVRDALLTADELSRRVRENR; from the coding sequence ATGACGCAGATATTCAAATCTCCGGCGGCGTACGTACAGGGTCGGGGTGTCGCCGGGGAGATCGGAACACACGCTGCAGAGTTGGGCGAGGAGGCGATGCTAATCGCCGACGAGATAGTCCTCGACATTCTCGAAGACCGCGTACTGGCGAGTCTCGAAGACGCGGGACTGGGCGCGACGTCGGTGGAGTTCAACGGCGAGGCGTCCGAGACGGAGATCGAACGTATCACCGACCTGGCGGAAGATCGGGGGGTCGACCTCGTCGTCGGTGCGGGCGGGGGCAAGGCGCTCGACACCGCAAAAGCCGTCCGAACGAACCTGAACGAATCGATGGTTTCGATGCCGACGGTCGCCTCGACGGACGCTCCAACGAGCGCGCTCTCGGTCATCTACAGCGAACACGGCGAGTTCCAAGAGTACTGGTTCTACGAGGACCACCCAGATCTCGTGCTAGTGGATACGGCCGTTATCGCCGGCGCGCCGACCCGCTTCTTCCGGTCGGGGATCGCCGACGGCCTCGCGACGTGGTTCGAAGCCGACGCGGCCTCCCAGTCGGACGGCGACAACGTCGTCGGCGGGAAACCCACGCGGGCCGGGCACCAGCTGGCGCGCCTCTGTTACGACACGCTGCGCGACCACGGGCTCGCCGCGGTCGATGCGGTCGAGCGGGGCGCTGTCACCGAGAGCGTCGAAGCCGTCACCGAGGCGAACACCCTTCTCAGCGGACTGGGTTTCGAGAGCGGTGGCCTCGCGGCGGCCCACTCGATACACAACGGGCTGACGCAGCTGGAGGCGACGCACGGCGCGACCCACGGAGAGAAAGTCAACATCGGGACGATATCACAGCTCGTGTTGGAAGGCCGTGACGACGCCTTCATCGAGGAGTACGTCGAGTTCTCGCTGGACCTCGGACTTCCGGTCACGCTCTCGGATATCGGTCTCGACGACCCGTCGGACGGCGACCTCACCGTCGTCGCCGAGGCGGCCTGCGTCGACGAGGAGACGATCCACAACCAGCCGTTCGCGGTCTCTCCACCGATGGTCCGCGACGCGCTTTTAACCGCCGACGAACTCTCACGACGGGTCCGCGAGAACCGCTGA
- a CDS encoding BsuPI-related putative proteinase inhibitor, whose product MLDAALATDEGDEGVDLALTVTNEDDDPLTLRFRTGQRADFAAFESAAADAAGDPRRSTAGPVWRHGEGRMFTQALGTETLAPGESATYEGTWPTPPPGVYLIVGTLTAEEHDAEATATVAIG is encoded by the coding sequence ATGCTCGACGCCGCGCTCGCGACCGACGAGGGCGACGAGGGGGTCGACCTCGCCCTCACCGTGACGAACGAGGACGACGACCCGCTCACGCTCCGGTTCCGGACCGGCCAGCGCGCCGACTTCGCGGCCTTCGAATCCGCCGCCGCCGACGCGGCGGGCGACCCCCGTCGAAGCACCGCCGGGCCCGTCTGGCGACACGGCGAGGGGCGCATGTTCACGCAGGCGCTCGGCACCGAGACGCTGGCGCCGGGCGAGTCGGCGACGTACGAGGGGACGTGGCCGACCCCGCCGCCGGGCGTCTACCTGATCGTCGGGACGCTGACCGCCGAGGAGCACGACGCGGAGGCGACCGCCACGGTCGCGATCGGGTGA
- the menD gene encoding 2-succinyl-5-enolpyruvyl-6-hydroxy-3-cyclohexene-1-carboxylic-acid synthase, which yields MTAPNRNTLWAGALVDELVAAGVDSVVVSPGSRSTPLTMAAARHDDLRVFSQLDERSAAYFALGRARRTGSVAPLICTSGTAAANYHPAVMEADQARVPLLALTADRPPELRDSGANQTADQEKLYGDTVRFYKDLPEPAPNDRALRSLRTTVGRAVAAAEGADPGPVHLNVPFKKPLEPTRVPGDVPADLDPVAAAGRDGPYVDVTPGSPEPGDDGLRALANELSSADRGLIVAGPADPPGIDAESVTALSHATGFPVLADPLSNVRYGGHTRVAPVIGAYDAYLSAGVARDGDIGESDSETEWTDPEVVLRLGASPTSKNLRKYLAGTGADQYQVDPAGRWREAEFAATDLVVAEPSRLCARLSRLVAGGGGDPDWRAQWEEADRVAREIHERERGGTGGEGGDALSADGDPAGFHEGDALRAVADSLPDPATLFVSNSMPVRDLDRFVGPTTASVTALGNRGVSGIDGIVSSALGAGSATTDDLTLVVGDLALYHDANGLLALDRCDVDATVVLINNDGGGIFHALPIESFEPEFTESFKTPHGIEFEPMADLHGLAYARVDARPEAVGDPVDVAEELEAACAKARDADGSHLIEVRTDAESSHRTRERLAAAVDEAVHGGGPD from the coding sequence ATGACCGCGCCGAACCGGAACACGCTGTGGGCGGGGGCGCTCGTTGACGAGCTCGTCGCCGCCGGCGTCGACAGCGTCGTCGTCTCGCCGGGCAGCCGCTCCACGCCGTTGACGATGGCCGCCGCCCGTCACGACGACCTCCGCGTCTTCTCCCAGTTAGACGAGCGCTCCGCCGCCTACTTCGCGCTGGGCCGCGCCCGGCGGACGGGGAGCGTCGCTCCGCTGATCTGCACCTCCGGCACCGCCGCCGCCAACTACCACCCGGCCGTGATGGAGGCGGACCAGGCCCGCGTCCCCCTGCTCGCGCTCACGGCCGACCGCCCGCCGGAGCTGCGCGACTCGGGCGCCAACCAGACCGCCGACCAGGAGAAGCTGTACGGCGACACCGTCCGATTCTACAAGGACCTCCCCGAGCCGGCGCCGAACGACCGCGCGCTCCGGTCGCTGCGGACCACCGTGGGCCGGGCGGTCGCGGCCGCCGAGGGAGCCGATCCCGGTCCGGTTCACCTCAACGTTCCCTTTAAGAAGCCGCTGGAGCCGACGCGGGTGCCCGGCGACGTGCCCGCCGACCTCGACCCGGTCGCCGCGGCCGGCCGCGACGGACCCTACGTCGACGTGACGCCGGGGTCGCCCGAGCCGGGCGACGACGGGCTCCGCGCGCTCGCGAACGAGCTGTCCAGCGCCGACCGCGGGCTGATCGTCGCCGGCCCCGCGGACCCGCCCGGAATCGACGCCGAGTCGGTGACGGCGCTGTCGCACGCGACCGGATTTCCGGTGCTCGCCGATCCGCTCTCGAACGTCCGGTACGGCGGCCACACCCGCGTCGCGCCCGTGATCGGCGCGTACGACGCCTACCTCTCGGCTGGTGTCGCCAGGGACGGTGACATCGGGGAGTCCGATTCGGAAACCGAGTGGACCGACCCCGAGGTCGTCCTCCGGCTCGGCGCGTCGCCCACCTCCAAGAACCTCCGGAAGTACCTCGCCGGGACCGGCGCCGACCAGTACCAGGTCGACCCCGCGGGCCGGTGGCGCGAGGCGGAGTTCGCCGCGACCGACCTCGTCGTCGCCGAGCCGAGCCGCCTCTGCGCGCGCCTCTCGCGGCTCGTCGCCGGCGGCGGTGGAGACCCGGACTGGCGCGCGCAGTGGGAGGAGGCCGACCGCGTCGCCCGGGAGATACACGAGCGAGAGCGGGGCGGAACCGGAGGGGAGGGCGGGGACGCGCTCTCGGCGGACGGCGATCCGGCGGGCTTCCACGAGGGTGACGCGCTCCGCGCCGTGGCCGACTCGCTCCCGGATCCGGCGACGCTGTTCGTCTCCAACTCGATGCCAGTCCGCGACCTCGACCGGTTCGTCGGGCCGACGACGGCGAGCGTCACCGCGCTCGGCAACCGCGGGGTCAGCGGGATCGACGGGATCGTCTCCAGCGCGCTCGGCGCCGGCTCGGCGACGACGGACGACCTCACCCTCGTCGTCGGCGATCTCGCGCTGTACCACGACGCGAACGGCCTGCTCGCGCTCGACCGGTGCGACGTCGACGCGACGGTGGTCCTGATCAACAACGACGGCGGCGGGATCTTCCACGCGCTCCCGATCGAGTCGTTCGAGCCCGAGTTCACGGAGTCGTTCAAGACCCCGCACGGCATCGAGTTCGAGCCGATGGCCGACCTCCACGGGCTGGCGTACGCGCGGGTCGACGCGCGGCCCGAGGCGGTCGGGGACCCGGTCGACGTCGCCGAGGAACTCGAAGCGGCGTGCGCGAAAGCGCGCGACGCCGACGGCTCCCACCTGATCGAGGTGCGGACCGACGCCGAGTCGAGCCACCGGACGCGCGAGCGGCTCGCGGCGGCGGTCGACGAGGCGGTCCACGGCGGCGGCCCGGACTGA
- a CDS encoding DUF1028 domain-containing protein — protein sequence MPPRPSTFSIAARDPETDAVGVAVQSKFVSVGAVVPFVSADAGAIATQSFANVAYGPDGLDLLREGHDAEEVVDRLTAPDDEAPSRQVGAVGLEGEPAAFTGADCHDYAGDLQGDDYTVQGNILENAETLTAMAEAFEETAGGLPERLIASLHAGNEAGGDRRGEQSAALYVAKPEGGYDGRNDRWIDVRVDDHDSPIDELERVFKLYDVTLLEREAPDETRDLTGEAAAAVAEVLADLGFLDESDAGDVDATGSGAAEADAFGEPHREALETFRGMNNFENHPVPVLEDAIARGWDDADGEGEDRLVDAVWHGLSRLDRV from the coding sequence ATGCCACCCCGTCCCTCGACGTTCTCGATCGCCGCCCGCGACCCGGAGACCGACGCCGTCGGCGTCGCCGTTCAGTCGAAGTTCGTCAGCGTCGGCGCTGTCGTCCCGTTCGTCAGCGCGGACGCCGGCGCGATCGCGACGCAGAGCTTCGCGAACGTCGCCTACGGCCCCGACGGGCTCGATCTGCTCCGCGAGGGGCACGACGCCGAGGAGGTCGTCGATCGGCTCACCGCCCCCGACGACGAGGCGCCCTCCAGACAGGTCGGCGCGGTGGGCCTCGAGGGCGAGCCGGCCGCATTCACCGGCGCCGACTGTCACGACTACGCGGGCGACCTGCAGGGCGACGACTACACGGTCCAGGGTAACATCCTGGAGAACGCCGAGACGCTGACCGCGATGGCGGAGGCGTTCGAGGAGACGGCGGGCGGCCTCCCCGAGCGGCTGATCGCCTCGCTCCACGCCGGCAACGAGGCGGGCGGCGACAGGCGCGGCGAGCAGTCGGCCGCGCTGTACGTCGCCAAGCCGGAGGGCGGCTACGACGGCCGCAACGACCGCTGGATCGACGTGCGCGTCGACGATCACGACAGCCCGATCGACGAGCTCGAACGAGTGTTCAAGCTGTACGACGTCACCCTGCTGGAGCGCGAGGCGCCGGACGAGACCCGGGATCTGACCGGCGAGGCGGCCGCGGCGGTCGCGGAAGTCCTCGCCGACCTCGGCTTCCTCGACGAGAGCGACGCGGGCGACGTCGACGCGACCGGGAGCGGGGCGGCCGAGGCCGACGCATTCGGCGAGCCCCACCGCGAGGCGCTGGAGACGTTCCGCGGGATGAACAACTTCGAGAACCACCCCGTTCCGGTGCTGGAGGACGCTATCGCCCGCGGCTGGGACGACGCCGACGGCGAGGGAGAGGACCGCCTCGTCGACGCGGTGTGGCACGGGCTCTCGCGGCTCGACCGGGTATAA
- a CDS encoding nucleotide exchange factor GrpE, with the protein MSDDDAVDVEVESPDDAAADAASANGTAEATAEGASGESATDAAGEHDAAGDSEALAAAVAEHDEALAREVAELEAELAETREELLAAEEEAEELTSKLARVKADFSNYKERAKRKQDEIRERASEKLVERITPVRNDLLRALDQEEGSDLRPGVESTLEKFDEVLAEEGVEPIAPDPGEEVDPARHQVMLRVESDQPEGTVHEVYEPGYEMGDRVVSEAKVTVSADES; encoded by the coding sequence ATGAGCGACGACGACGCCGTCGACGTCGAGGTCGAGTCCCCCGACGACGCCGCGGCCGACGCGGCGAGCGCGAACGGCACGGCGGAGGCGACCGCCGAGGGAGCGAGCGGCGAGTCGGCGACCGATGCGGCCGGCGAGCACGACGCGGCCGGCGATAGCGAGGCGCTGGCCGCCGCCGTCGCCGAGCACGACGAGGCGCTCGCCCGGGAGGTCGCCGAGCTGGAGGCGGAGCTGGCGGAGACGCGCGAGGAGCTGCTGGCGGCCGAGGAGGAAGCCGAGGAGCTGACGAGCAAGCTCGCCCGCGTGAAGGCTGACTTCAGCAACTACAAGGAGCGCGCCAAGCGCAAGCAGGATGAGATCCGCGAACGTGCCTCCGAGAAGCTCGTCGAGCGGATCACTCCCGTCCGCAACGACCTCCTCCGCGCGCTCGACCAAGAGGAGGGGAGCGACCTCCGCCCCGGCGTCGAGTCGACGCTGGAGAAGTTCGACGAGGTGCTCGCCGAGGAGGGCGTCGAGCCCATCGCCCCCGACCCGGGCGAGGAGGTCGACCCCGCGCGCCACCAGGTGATGCTCCGCGTCGAGAGCGACCAGCCCGAGGGCACCGTCCACGAGGTGTACGAGCCCGGCTACGAGATGGGCGACCGCGTCGTCAGCGAGGCGAAGGTCACCGTCAGCGCCGACGAGTCGTAG
- the surE gene encoding 5'/3'-nucleotidase SurE: MSVERILLTNDDGVDAVGLRALYDALSVDYDVVTVAPAGDRSSVGRAISADVEVREHELGYAVDGTPVDCVVAGLDELVPDADLVVAGCNEGANLGAYTLGRSGTVSAVVEGAFFGIPGIAASMYVPGGDDWWKRDLPPASFAHAARATRFLVDEAGGTGVFERVDYLNVNAPMAEPAEGDGGREAAVGDGSSSDPAAEPAVDPAPMRVTKPSEWYGMEATSDGNGGVSISDPIWGRMTPADVPDPVGTDRRAVVDGEVSVSPLSVPHAAEPDAGLDELASRYGTDR, translated from the coding sequence ATGAGCGTCGAGCGGATCCTGTTGACGAACGACGACGGCGTCGACGCCGTCGGCCTCCGCGCCCTGTACGACGCGCTCTCGGTCGACTACGACGTGGTGACGGTCGCGCCCGCGGGGGACCGCTCCTCCGTCGGCCGCGCCATCTCCGCAGACGTCGAGGTCCGCGAGCACGAGCTCGGGTACGCCGTCGACGGGACGCCCGTCGACTGCGTCGTCGCCGGCCTCGACGAGCTCGTCCCAGACGCCGACCTCGTGGTCGCCGGCTGCAACGAGGGCGCCAACCTCGGCGCGTACACGCTCGGGCGGTCGGGGACCGTCTCCGCGGTCGTCGAGGGGGCGTTCTTCGGGATCCCCGGGATCGCGGCGTCGATGTACGTGCCGGGCGGCGACGACTGGTGGAAGCGGGACCTGCCGCCGGCGTCGTTCGCGCACGCCGCGCGCGCCACGCGGTTCCTCGTCGACGAGGCCGGCGGGACGGGCGTCTTCGAGCGGGTCGACTACCTCAACGTCAACGCGCCGATGGCGGAGCCCGCCGAGGGCGACGGGGGACGGGAGGCGGCCGTGGGCGACGGCTCGTCGTCCGACCCCGCGGCCGAACCCGCGGTCGACCCCGCGCCGATGCGCGTCACTAAGCCCTCAGAGTGGTACGGGATGGAGGCGACGTCCGACGGGAACGGCGGCGTCTCCATCTCCGACCCGATCTGGGGGCGGATGACGCCCGCGGACGTGCCGGACCCGGTCGGCACCGACCGGCGCGCGGTCGTCGACGGCGAGGTGTCGGTCTCGCCGCTGTCGGTGCCCCACGCCGCCGAGCCGGACGCGGGGCTCGACGAGCTCGCGAGCCGGTACGGGACCGATCGGTGA
- a CDS encoding DUF5798 family protein gives MGFGDTAKKIQTLADKAERTYQKINELRTEVEETQTTVLDTSERVQQLENEMAEQRAVLDAVAREVGVDLESVSTEAHITEAERAAVEDAAGDATGDAAPAESDGGESADGDDANDGAA, from the coding sequence ATGGGATTCGGGGACACGGCCAAGAAGATCCAGACGCTCGCCGACAAGGCCGAGCGCACGTACCAGAAGATCAACGAGCTCCGCACCGAGGTCGAGGAGACCCAGACGACCGTTCTCGACACCTCCGAGCGCGTCCAGCAGCTGGAAAACGAGATGGCCGAACAGCGGGCCGTCCTCGACGCTGTCGCGCGCGAGGTCGGCGTCGACTTGGAGAGCGTCAGCACCGAGGCGCACATCACCGAGGCCGAGCGCGCGGCCGTGGAGGACGCGGCCGGGGACGCGACCGGCGACGCCGCCCCCGCCGAGAGCGACGGCGGCGAGTCGGCCGACGGCGACGACGCGAACGACGGCGCGGCGTAG
- a CDS encoding acyltransferase — protein sequence MDRHPTGGPRNSLWSWPDAKSPLVVVRNYVAIVLARVCPSLRLKNWLMRRIGVTVGAGVAWGLESTPDVFWPERIAVGDDAIIGYDATLLCHEFLRDEYRLGDVVVEEGAMIGAGAVVLPGVTVGEGARVAANSLVAADVPPETTVAGVPAEVVSRADDGEESVDETAEAAE from the coding sequence CTGGACCGCCATCCGACGGGCGGCCCCCGCAACTCGCTGTGGTCGTGGCCCGACGCGAAGTCGCCGCTCGTCGTCGTCCGCAACTACGTCGCGATCGTGCTCGCTCGGGTCTGCCCGAGCCTGCGGCTGAAGAACTGGCTGATGCGGCGGATCGGCGTCACGGTCGGCGCCGGCGTCGCGTGGGGGCTGGAGTCGACGCCGGACGTGTTCTGGCCGGAGCGGATCGCCGTCGGCGACGACGCGATAATCGGCTACGACGCGACGCTGCTGTGCCACGAGTTCCTCCGCGACGAGTACCGCCTCGGCGACGTCGTCGTCGAGGAGGGCGCGATGATCGGGGCCGGCGCGGTCGTCCTCCCGGGCGTCACGGTCGGCGAGGGCGCGCGCGTCGCCGCCAACTCCCTCGTCGCCGCGGACGTCCCGCCGGAGACGACGGTCGCGGGCGTGCCGGCCGAGGTGGTCTCGCGGGCGGACGACGGAGAGGAGTCCGTCGACGAGACGGCGGAAGCCGCGGAATAG
- the purD gene encoding phosphoribosylamine--glycine ligase has translation MTETVLLVGGGGREHAIARAVAGDCALYACASNRNPGIRRLADGFESIDETDAEAVADYATDVGADLAVIGPESSLAAGVADALDDAGVYAFGPRAEEARLETDKAYQREFMEEADVPGCPDYAVFDDIEAACDYIDAYDGDLAVKPAGLTGGKGVKVIGDQVDAEGAKAYLRDSDYDRVVLEERLVGEEFTVQAFVANGDLRTTPAVQDHKRAYEGDEGPNTGGMGSYSDTGLSLPFMADGDYEAAVDVLEAVVDALPDYKGVLYGQFMLTDEGPKVVEFNARFGDPEAMNTLPVLETPFVDVLTAARDDRTLPDLAFSGEATVCKYAVPDGYPVDPDAGAKIAVDEESVGDALLYYASVDERDDGLYTTTSRSFAVVGRGDSIAAAERQAEAGLSAAGDGLRIRHDVGKADLVERRIDHMDELRQ, from the coding sequence ATGACCGAGACCGTACTTCTCGTCGGCGGCGGCGGACGCGAGCACGCGATCGCCCGCGCGGTCGCCGGCGACTGCGCGCTGTACGCCTGCGCGAGCAACCGGAACCCCGGCATCCGCCGGCTGGCCGACGGCTTCGAGTCGATCGACGAGACCGACGCCGAGGCCGTCGCCGACTACGCGACCGACGTCGGCGCCGACCTCGCGGTGATCGGCCCCGAGTCGTCGCTCGCGGCGGGCGTCGCCGACGCGCTCGACGACGCCGGCGTGTACGCGTTCGGCCCGCGGGCCGAGGAGGCGCGGCTGGAGACGGACAAGGCGTACCAGCGCGAGTTCATGGAGGAGGCCGACGTCCCCGGCTGTCCCGACTACGCGGTGTTCGACGACATCGAGGCCGCCTGCGACTACATCGACGCGTACGACGGCGACCTCGCGGTGAAGCCGGCCGGACTCACCGGCGGAAAGGGCGTGAAGGTGATCGGCGACCAGGTGGACGCCGAGGGCGCGAAGGCGTACCTCCGCGACTCCGACTACGACCGCGTGGTGTTAGAGGAGCGGCTCGTCGGCGAGGAGTTCACCGTGCAGGCGTTCGTCGCGAACGGCGACCTCCGGACGACGCCCGCGGTCCAGGATCACAAGCGCGCCTACGAGGGCGACGAGGGGCCGAACACCGGCGGGATGGGCTCGTACTCCGACACGGGGCTTTCGCTCCCGTTCATGGCCGATGGCGACTACGAGGCCGCCGTCGACGTGCTGGAGGCGGTCGTCGACGCGCTCCCCGACTACAAGGGCGTCCTCTACGGGCAGTTCATGCTCACCGACGAGGGACCGAAGGTCGTCGAGTTCAACGCGCGCTTCGGCGATCCGGAGGCTATGAACACGCTCCCCGTCCTGGAGACGCCCTTCGTCGACGTGCTGACGGCCGCGCGCGACGACCGTACGCTCCCCGACCTGGCCTTCTCGGGCGAGGCGACCGTCTGCAAGTACGCGGTGCCGGACGGCTACCCGGTCGACCCCGACGCTGGCGCGAAGATCGCGGTCGACGAGGAGAGCGTCGGCGACGCGCTGCTCTACTACGCCAGCGTCGACGAGCGCGACGACGGGCTGTACACGACGACCTCGCGGTCGTTCGCGGTGGTCGGCCGCGGCGACTCGATCGCCGCCGCGGAGCGGCAGGCCGAGGCGGGGCTCTCGGCCGCCGGTGACGGGCTCCGGATCCGCCACGACGTGGGGAAGGCCGACCTCGTCGAGCGACGGATCGATCACATGGACGAGCTGCGGCAGTAG